The proteins below are encoded in one region of Polynucleobacter sp. AP-Nino-20-G2:
- the yihA gene encoding ribosome biogenesis GTP-binding protein YihA/YsxC, translating into MSKLFQARFATTVNDTHCLPATPLREVAFAGRSNAGKSSAINVLCNQKRLAFASKTPGRTQHINYFGLFAKDDLLAYLVDLPGYGYAAVNHETKYHWNALLSDYLQEREQLVGMVLIVDSRRGITDLDEQMIQWFVPTGKPIHVLLSKCDKLNKSECKHALEAVRKQLQQYDPALPDGNGESKQLTAQLFSSTKRIGLEEADNIVIKWLFEAETQEDEITS; encoded by the coding sequence ATGTCTAAACTCTTTCAAGCCCGATTCGCGACAACAGTCAATGACACCCATTGCCTGCCTGCCACTCCACTGCGGGAGGTAGCCTTTGCTGGGCGCTCAAATGCCGGCAAATCTAGCGCCATAAATGTGCTTTGCAACCAAAAAAGGTTGGCTTTTGCCAGTAAAACCCCTGGCCGCACCCAACATATTAACTATTTTGGCCTTTTCGCAAAAGATGACCTTTTGGCCTATTTAGTCGATTTACCAGGATATGGCTATGCCGCCGTGAATCATGAGACCAAATACCACTGGAATGCCCTCCTCAGCGATTACCTGCAAGAGCGGGAACAGCTAGTAGGAATGGTATTGATTGTGGACTCTAGACGCGGCATTACCGATCTAGATGAACAAATGATCCAATGGTTTGTGCCAACTGGCAAACCCATTCATGTGCTACTCAGTAAATGCGACAAACTCAATAAAAGCGAGTGCAAACATGCGCTTGAAGCAGTCCGCAAGCAATTGCAACAATACGACCCTGCGCTGCCTGATGGCAACGGAGAATCTAAGCAACTTACGGCACAATTATTTTCAAGCACTAAGCGGATAGGTCTTGAAGAGGCTGACAATATTGTTATTAAATGGTTATTTGAAGCAGAGACTCAAGAAGATGAAATCACAAGCTAA
- a CDS encoding cytochrome c yields the protein MRQTSQISKLTSLSASLTAGFFLAITSLSGAASASDAAPAAAPMAEAAAKPAVPGKPKVDVAAGEALYSNGDATRGVTACLTCHGPKGQSATATWPKLSAQHAAYTAKQLKNFKEGTRANPVMMGMAATLTEQDMQNIAAFLVKQPASQGVAQNKDTIELGQSIYRGGIAAKGVPACAACHSPTGAGIPSQYPRVGGQWAEYNAAQLLAFREGTRKNSTQMTTIASKLSDQEMKAVSDYMAGLH from the coding sequence ATGCGTCAAACCTCTCAAATCTCCAAATTAACTAGCTTAAGTGCTAGCCTTACGGCCGGTTTTTTCCTGGCTATCACCAGTCTTTCAGGCGCCGCTAGTGCTTCTGATGCTGCTCCAGCAGCCGCCCCCATGGCGGAGGCCGCAGCAAAGCCTGCTGTTCCTGGCAAGCCAAAAGTCGATGTGGCTGCCGGTGAAGCTCTCTATTCAAATGGGGATGCCACACGTGGCGTGACTGCTTGCCTTACTTGTCATGGCCCTAAAGGACAGAGCGCAACAGCTACTTGGCCTAAATTGTCAGCACAGCATGCAGCTTACACAGCTAAGCAGCTGAAAAACTTCAAAGAAGGCACTCGTGCCAATCCAGTCATGATGGGTATGGCTGCTACTTTGACTGAGCAAGATATGCAAAATATTGCTGCATTCTTGGTTAAGCAACCAGCCTCACAGGGTGTTGCTCAGAACAAAGACACTATTGAGCTTGGACAAAGCATCTATCGTGGCGGTATCGCTGCTAAAGGCGTTCCAGCATGTGCGGCGTGTCACAGCCCAACAGGTGCTGGCATTCCATCTCAGTACCCACGAGTAGGCGGTCAGTGGGCTGAGTACAACGCGGCGCAGTTGTTAGCGTTCCGTGAAGGCACTCGTAAAAATAGTACTCAGATGACTACGATCGCTAGTAAGCTTTCAGATCAAGAAATGAAGGCAGTCTCAGATTACATGGCTGGTTTGCATTAA
- a CDS encoding shikimate kinase: MNSSSNNIFLIGLMGAGKSTVGKLLAKKLGRRFLDADHVIEDRCGVKIPVIFEMEGEDGFRKREAQAIKDITAEHNIILATGGGAVLLPENRQYLRERGTVIYLHANPIELWHRTKGGEGRPLLRNGDAKKILENLYAIRDPLYREIADHVIETGKPSVNQLVNTLIMQLELSA, from the coding sequence GTGAACTCTTCATCTAACAATATCTTTCTGATTGGCCTCATGGGCGCCGGAAAGTCGACCGTCGGTAAATTATTGGCGAAGAAGTTAGGCCGTCGTTTTTTAGATGCGGATCACGTCATTGAAGATCGATGTGGCGTCAAAATTCCAGTCATTTTCGAAATGGAAGGTGAAGATGGATTTCGAAAGCGCGAGGCGCAAGCCATTAAAGACATCACCGCAGAACACAACATTATTTTGGCGACCGGTGGCGGTGCAGTATTGCTACCGGAGAATCGGCAGTACCTCCGCGAAAGAGGGACCGTCATCTATCTTCACGCAAACCCAATCGAACTTTGGCATCGCACTAAAGGTGGCGAAGGTAGGCCACTTCTCAGAAATGGGGATGCCAAAAAAATCTTAGAGAATTTATACGCCATTCGCGACCCCCTCTATCGAGAGATCGCAGACCATGTCATTGAAACTGGTAAACCCAGCGTCAATCAATTGGTTAATACTTTAATCATGCAGCTCGAACTTTCCGCTTGA
- a CDS encoding lipoprotein produces the protein MIAILIRTLGISLLISLVGCGVRGPLYLPNVPPAPVPPSEPEPKGKLYPPQSPTATNPTSAKQ, from the coding sequence ATGATAGCGATTCTTATAAGAACTCTCGGTATTAGCCTTCTAATATCCCTTGTTGGATGTGGGGTTAGAGGTCCGCTATATTTACCAAATGTGCCACCCGCTCCTGTGCCGCCTAGCGAGCCAGAGCCTAAGGGCAAGCTCTATCCACCTCAAAGCCCTACTGCTACTAACCCAACATCGGCCAAGCAATGA
- the hemB gene encoding porphobilinogen synthase, giving the protein MKSQANSLLNFPAHRPRRMRRDDWSRRLMQENHLSANDLIYPIFLLEGSNQSQAVASMLGVNRVSLDLLFSVAEECVSLGIPVMALFPVIDAALKTPDGKEAFNPNGLIPTAVRELKNRFPNLGIMTDVALDPYTSHGQDGVLDEQGRILNDETTTILVQQAVAQAEAGVDILAPSDMMDGRIGKIREALEQKKLIHTRIMAYSAKYASAFYGPFRDAVGSAKNLGKADKKTYQMDCANTDEALREVALDISEGADMVMVKPGMPYLDIIRRVRDEFAYPTYAYQVSGEYAMLKAAAQNGWLDHDAVMMESLLAFKRAGADGILTYFALEAARLLKANK; this is encoded by the coding sequence ATGAAATCACAAGCTAACTCTTTATTGAACTTTCCAGCACACCGTCCGCGTCGAATGCGTCGTGATGATTGGTCGCGTCGCCTCATGCAAGAAAATCATCTGAGCGCGAATGATTTGATCTACCCCATCTTTCTGCTTGAGGGCAGCAATCAATCTCAAGCCGTTGCATCTATGCTAGGCGTGAATCGCGTTTCACTCGATCTACTATTTTCAGTTGCAGAAGAATGTGTGTCACTCGGCATTCCTGTCATGGCACTCTTTCCGGTCATTGATGCCGCTTTAAAAACGCCTGATGGTAAAGAAGCTTTTAATCCGAATGGATTGATTCCAACAGCGGTGCGCGAACTCAAAAACCGTTTTCCCAATTTAGGCATCATGACGGACGTAGCGTTAGATCCTTATACAAGTCACGGACAGGATGGCGTCCTGGATGAACAAGGCCGCATTCTCAATGACGAGACAACCACTATTCTGGTTCAGCAAGCGGTCGCGCAAGCAGAGGCCGGTGTAGACATTCTTGCCCCCTCTGACATGATGGATGGACGTATCGGGAAAATTCGTGAAGCGCTTGAGCAAAAGAAGCTCATTCATACACGCATCATGGCCTACTCCGCAAAATACGCATCCGCCTTTTATGGTCCATTCCGCGATGCGGTAGGTTCCGCAAAGAATTTAGGTAAGGCTGATAAAAAAACATATCAAATGGATTGCGCCAATACCGACGAGGCTTTGCGGGAGGTTGCACTAGATATCAGTGAGGGTGCTGATATGGTGATGGTTAAACCAGGCATGCCTTATCTTGATATCATTCGCAGGGTAAGAGATGAATTTGCTTACCCAACTTATGCGTATCAAGTCAGCGGTGAATACGCCATGCTCAAAGCAGCTGCGCAAAATGGCTGGCTTGATCATGATGCCGTCATGATGGAATCTCTATTGGCATTTAAACGTGCAGGTGCAGATGGCATTTTGACTTATTTCGCACTAGAGGCTGCACGTCTCTTAAAAGCAAACAAGTAA
- the lysA gene encoding diaminopimelate decarboxylase, with protein MTSKAIPLPQLAGFTERNGSWYAEEIPLADLAKEFGTPLYIYSKKALTDAYQAYDKACVDTTGKRRARVHYAMKANSNLAVIDCFKKLGAGFDLVSGGELARALAIGADPKSLVFAGVGKSADEIAQALEAGVKCINVESIAELHQINRVAGKLDCRAPISLRVNPDVDAQTHPYISTGLKGNKFGIAYHEVLKTYREAALLSNIDVVGIDCHIGSQITTTAPYLDALDKVLELVGQLKKEGIVIHHLDLGGGLGISYGDDNPPDITEFTNTLLNRVAERGFGHLDVVLEPGRSLVGNAGVLLTQVEYLKPGAEKNFCIVDAAMTELMRPALYEAYHGIVPVQTKTVTRSTYDIVGPVCESGDWLGRDRNLAVEEGDLLAILSAGAYGFVMASNYNTRPKPAEIMVDGKNAYVIRAREKTQDLFASESVLPN; from the coding sequence ATGACAAGCAAAGCAATCCCACTTCCACAATTAGCTGGATTTACAGAACGCAATGGCAGCTGGTATGCCGAAGAAATTCCTTTGGCAGATTTAGCCAAAGAGTTTGGCACCCCCCTATACATTTATAGCAAAAAGGCGTTGACTGATGCTTATCAGGCTTATGACAAGGCCTGCGTCGACACAACTGGAAAAAGACGTGCACGCGTGCATTACGCCATGAAAGCAAATAGCAATCTTGCAGTCATTGATTGTTTTAAAAAATTAGGTGCCGGCTTTGATTTAGTGAGCGGCGGTGAATTAGCTCGTGCGCTAGCGATTGGCGCTGATCCCAAAAGCTTGGTGTTCGCTGGCGTTGGTAAATCTGCGGATGAAATTGCTCAGGCATTAGAAGCGGGTGTGAAGTGCATCAATGTTGAATCGATTGCGGAGCTTCATCAGATCAATCGAGTGGCTGGCAAACTCGATTGTCGCGCCCCGATCTCTTTACGCGTCAACCCCGATGTCGATGCTCAAACCCACCCTTATATCTCTACAGGATTAAAGGGAAATAAATTTGGCATCGCTTATCACGAGGTTCTAAAAACTTATAGAGAAGCTGCCTTACTTTCAAATATCGATGTTGTGGGTATCGATTGCCACATTGGCTCACAAATCACAACTACCGCGCCCTACCTTGATGCGCTCGATAAAGTCCTCGAGCTAGTTGGCCAATTAAAAAAAGAAGGTATTGTGATTCACCATCTCGATTTGGGTGGTGGCCTTGGCATCTCGTATGGCGACGACAATCCACCTGACATTACAGAGTTCACCAATACCTTACTCAATCGAGTTGCGGAACGGGGCTTTGGCCATCTTGATGTGGTCTTGGAGCCAGGCAGATCCTTGGTAGGTAATGCTGGCGTGCTTCTCACGCAGGTGGAATATCTCAAGCCAGGTGCCGAAAAAAACTTTTGCATCGTTGATGCTGCTATGACTGAGCTCATGCGCCCAGCTCTCTACGAGGCATATCACGGCATTGTTCCAGTTCAAACTAAAACGGTTACTCGCTCGACATATGACATCGTTGGCCCTGTCTGCGAATCAGGAGATTGGTTGGGAAGAGATCGTAATCTCGCAGTGGAAGAAGGCGACTTATTGGCAATCTTATCTGCGGGCGCCTATGGCTTTGTCATGGCCTCAAACTACAACACTAGACCAAAGCCTGCTGAAATTATGGTTGATGGTAAGAATGCTTATGTCATTCGCGCTCGTGAAAAAACGCAAGATCTATTTGCAAGCGAAAGCGTCTTGCCAAATTAA
- a CDS encoding type II and III secretion system protein: MIFLQNGALASNPEMGHAPTVKDSRISLQFSGIELTELLQVLAKMGKTNFLLSESIQGKISVDLIDTPWQTALHSILASRGLRLVRNGDIYWIGPHAEIQSFQKFRREDAALPFGGDHINSPRQILIEARIVEADQRFARELGVKLGYMANGIGQHSDQKIGGNIDLAGAGLNGYHPATLAATLISKNAARLLQIELSALESDGQGKILSNPRIMTGDQVKATIEQGTELPYQVSSQSGSKLQFRKANLRLEVLPKIHPDGKISMLVGINKDTIGMKTEQGYAIDTKNLSSEVTVENGGTAIIGGIFQTTEREDEVKIPLLGDIPLIGHLFRHKSTLADKTELLVFLTPTVLDKP, encoded by the coding sequence ATGATCTTTCTGCAGAACGGGGCTCTGGCCAGTAACCCAGAGATGGGCCATGCACCTACCGTCAAAGACAGTCGTATTAGCCTGCAATTTAGCGGCATCGAACTTACTGAACTTTTACAAGTTTTAGCCAAAATGGGCAAAACGAACTTTCTGCTGAGCGAGTCTATCCAGGGAAAGATATCGGTAGATTTAATAGACACCCCCTGGCAAACTGCCCTGCATTCCATACTTGCCAGTAGAGGCTTACGCCTAGTCAGAAATGGTGACATTTACTGGATTGGGCCTCATGCTGAAATCCAAAGCTTCCAGAAATTTCGACGGGAGGATGCAGCCCTTCCCTTTGGTGGCGACCATATCAATAGCCCACGCCAAATCCTGATTGAAGCCCGCATTGTGGAGGCAGACCAGCGTTTTGCCCGTGAACTTGGGGTCAAACTCGGCTATATGGCGAACGGCATTGGCCAGCACTCAGACCAGAAGATCGGAGGGAATATAGATCTAGCGGGAGCAGGCTTGAATGGCTATCATCCCGCCACCTTAGCAGCGACTCTGATTTCCAAGAATGCTGCCAGACTTCTGCAAATAGAGCTTTCAGCCCTTGAATCCGATGGTCAAGGCAAGATTCTGTCTAATCCGCGGATTATGACCGGGGACCAAGTGAAGGCTACCATCGAGCAGGGCACTGAACTTCCTTATCAGGTGAGTTCACAAAGCGGCAGCAAGCTGCAGTTCCGAAAGGCTAATTTACGCTTAGAAGTGCTGCCCAAGATTCATCCCGACGGGAAGATCTCCATGCTGGTCGGCATCAATAAAGACACTATCGGCATGAAAACTGAGCAAGGCTACGCCATAGACACTAAGAACCTCAGTTCTGAGGTAACTGTTGAAAACGGGGGAACGGCCATTATTGGCGGCATCTTTCAAACTACCGAGCGAGAAGACGAAGTGAAGATTCCGCTGCTGGGTGACATCCCCCTCATTGGCCATTTATTTCGCCATAAATCCACTCTGGCTGATAAAACTGAGCTGTTGGTCTTCTTAACCCCCACTGTCCTAGACAAACCCTAA
- the cyaY gene encoding iron donor protein CyaY: protein MKPNNSTVETIDDKQFHQLGSHLLQSIEVALEAADDALDLDLDVERQGGNVINIRFRDRSVIVVNTQPPLHEIWVAAKSGGYHYRWAGTLASPLWLDTKTGRELLSDLSEFASAQAGQAVNIKLLKS from the coding sequence ATGAAGCCAAACAATTCGACCGTTGAAACGATTGATGACAAGCAATTCCATCAACTAGGTAGTCATTTGCTGCAGTCGATCGAGGTCGCTTTGGAGGCCGCAGATGATGCTTTGGATCTTGATTTGGATGTAGAGCGTCAAGGTGGCAACGTAATCAACATTCGATTTAGGGATCGCAGCGTGATTGTGGTCAATACCCAGCCTCCGTTACATGAAATCTGGGTGGCTGCTAAATCTGGCGGTTATCACTATCGCTGGGCGGGAACTCTCGCATCCCCTTTGTGGTTGGATACCAAAACCGGGCGTGAACTATTGAGTGATTTATCGGAGTTTGCTAGCGCTCAAGCAGGTCAGGCCGTCAACATCAAGCTACTGAAAAGCTAG
- the aroB gene encoding 3-dehydroquinate synthase codes for MKTLEVDLGNRSYPIHIGTDLIDQPELFNACEKATSLFIVTNTTVAPLYAQRLTKTLEKLGKPVRTIVLPDGESYKDWKNLQLIFDDLLKFGADRQTMLVALGGGVIGDMTGFAAASFMRGIRFIQVPTTLLAQVDSSVGGKTGINHPLGKNMIGAFHQPAAVIADLNTLKTLPARELSAGLAEVVKHGAIADADFLDWIEANAKVLLACDTNAMAHAVLRSCEIKSAVVSADEREGGIRATLNFGHTFGHAIEAGMGYGEWLHGEAVGCGMVMGADLSRRLNFITQSEVNRLSNIIRSMNLPTEPPKFGAQRYMDLMQVDKKTEGGTIRYVILEKIGKAKIQSVPDVQVIETLTATGAV; via the coding sequence ATGAAAACATTAGAAGTTGATCTAGGCAATCGTAGTTATCCCATTCACATTGGCACCGATTTAATCGATCAACCCGAACTGTTTAATGCTTGCGAAAAAGCAACGTCACTCTTTATCGTTACCAATACGACCGTCGCTCCTTTATATGCGCAGCGTCTTACCAAAACCCTAGAAAAATTGGGTAAGCCAGTAAGAACCATCGTCCTACCTGATGGAGAATCGTATAAAGATTGGAAAAATCTTCAGCTCATTTTTGATGATCTCCTAAAGTTTGGCGCAGATCGTCAAACCATGCTGGTAGCGCTCGGTGGCGGAGTGATTGGGGATATGACGGGCTTTGCTGCTGCGAGCTTTATGCGTGGCATTCGCTTTATCCAAGTACCCACAACACTCTTGGCCCAGGTGGACTCTTCTGTTGGCGGCAAAACAGGTATCAATCACCCGCTCGGAAAAAATATGATTGGCGCGTTTCATCAACCAGCCGCAGTCATTGCTGATCTAAACACCCTCAAAACATTGCCTGCCCGTGAACTTTCAGCTGGCCTCGCTGAAGTAGTCAAGCATGGCGCGATAGCGGATGCTGATTTCTTAGACTGGATTGAGGCTAATGCAAAAGTCTTATTGGCATGTGATACCAATGCCATGGCGCATGCCGTACTGCGCTCCTGTGAAATTAAATCCGCCGTTGTTTCTGCCGATGAGCGAGAAGGCGGCATTCGTGCCACCCTCAATTTCGGCCATACCTTTGGTCATGCAATTGAAGCGGGAATGGGTTACGGCGAGTGGCTTCATGGTGAAGCTGTAGGTTGCGGCATGGTGATGGGTGCGGATTTATCTCGTCGCCTCAACTTCATTACGCAATCTGAAGTGAATCGTCTGAGCAACATTATTCGCTCTATGAATTTGCCAACCGAGCCACCGAAGTTTGGAGCGCAACGCTACATGGATTTAATGCAAGTAGACAAAAAGACCGAGGGCGGCACGATTCGTTATGTCATTCTAGAGAAAATTGGTAAGGCCAAAATTCAGAGCGTGCCAGATGTTCAAGTCATTGAGACCTTAACGGCAACTGGCGCAGTCTAG
- the dsbD gene encoding protein-disulfide reductase DsbD, producing the protein MNFIKKITFITAIVLMFAGQGFAAPEFLPPEKAFRAEATWLQNSNETEIELFPAKGYYIYQESLHFQMGSQANKLKAVHATLPIGVEKFDETFQKKMRIYKQAFLVTLDQKAEIDKPMYLEVELQGCAEAGICYPPMTMKFMLSGPGVKAAPIPEMLEGASSKESSDGKLSLMDLWRERDDVNAIGRFLESTPTAYLFLAFFILGLALAFTPCVLPMLPILSSVVFGTQGNQSISKARASLLAMAYVLGMACVYALAGVLMAALGGSVQRALQSPVALIGFSVLLLALSGSLFGLYDLRLPQSWHQQIDRLAGRHEGGNMMGAFALGGISTLVASPCITAPLAGVLAFIAQTGSMSLGAGLLFVMALGMGLPLFLIAIEARILIPSTGIWMVWLQRTLGVLLVATAAWIASPLIQGGNNEAGKLVINGQRQHQIGNARFSIIESNAQLDEFLAQAKAEKKLVLLDFYADWCISCKEMEVNTFANSEVNQELQQLVLLQADVTKNSAENQALLKRFNLYGPPGILIFDLNSEELKDQRVIGYMPPQRFVERLKKVLGNEVTKD; encoded by the coding sequence ATGAATTTCATTAAAAAAATTACTTTTATTACTGCGATAGTGCTGATGTTTGCGGGCCAGGGATTTGCTGCGCCAGAATTTTTGCCCCCAGAAAAAGCATTTAGGGCTGAAGCAACATGGCTACAAAACTCCAATGAAACTGAGATAGAGCTATTTCCCGCTAAAGGGTATTACATCTATCAAGAGTCACTTCATTTTCAGATGGGCTCTCAGGCCAATAAACTCAAGGCGGTGCACGCAACACTCCCTATCGGCGTGGAAAAGTTTGATGAGACTTTTCAGAAGAAGATGCGGATTTATAAGCAAGCATTCTTGGTGACTCTTGACCAGAAGGCTGAGATTGATAAGCCGATGTATTTGGAGGTGGAACTCCAGGGTTGTGCAGAGGCGGGGATTTGTTATCCGCCGATGACTATGAAATTTATGCTCTCGGGCCCGGGTGTGAAAGCTGCACCAATACCGGAGATGCTTGAGGGGGCGAGCTCAAAAGAATCGTCCGATGGCAAATTAAGTTTGATGGATCTGTGGCGTGAACGTGATGATGTGAATGCCATTGGCCGTTTCCTGGAAAGCACTCCAACGGCCTACTTATTTTTAGCATTCTTTATTTTGGGTTTAGCGCTTGCATTTACGCCTTGCGTCTTACCGATGCTCCCAATCTTGTCTAGTGTGGTATTTGGGACTCAAGGCAATCAATCGATATCCAAGGCCAGAGCAAGCCTCTTGGCGATGGCTTATGTCTTGGGTATGGCTTGTGTATACGCACTTGCTGGGGTCTTGATGGCAGCATTAGGCGGTAGCGTCCAGCGTGCCCTGCAGAGCCCTGTAGCGCTTATCGGATTCTCGGTGCTACTGCTGGCCTTATCAGGAAGCTTATTTGGTCTCTATGACCTCAGATTGCCTCAATCGTGGCATCAGCAGATCGATCGTTTGGCCGGACGGCATGAAGGTGGCAACATGATGGGGGCTTTTGCCCTGGGAGGAATATCAACCCTCGTTGCCAGTCCTTGCATTACCGCCCCCTTAGCCGGAGTTCTGGCGTTTATAGCCCAAACGGGTTCGATGAGCTTGGGGGCTGGACTCCTATTTGTGATGGCTCTAGGTATGGGTCTGCCACTGTTCTTGATCGCAATTGAAGCGCGTATTTTGATACCTTCCACGGGTATTTGGATGGTATGGCTTCAGAGAACACTTGGCGTCTTATTGGTGGCCACGGCAGCATGGATAGCCTCCCCATTAATTCAGGGTGGAAATAATGAAGCAGGTAAGCTCGTTATTAATGGACAGCGACAGCACCAAATCGGTAACGCTCGTTTTTCTATCATTGAATCTAATGCGCAGTTGGATGAATTTCTGGCGCAAGCAAAAGCAGAGAAAAAATTAGTGCTGCTGGATTTTTATGCGGACTGGTGCATCTCTTGCAAGGAGATGGAGGTTAATACCTTTGCTAATTCCGAGGTAAACCAAGAGTTACAACAATTGGTGTTGCTGCAGGCTGATGTCACAAAAAATAGCGCCGAGAATCAAGCCTTACTCAAACGATTTAATTTGTATGGCCCACCTGGCATTTTGATATTTGATCTCAACTCCGAAGAGTTAAAAGATCAGCGTGTGATTGGCTACATGCCACCACAACGATTTGTGGAGCGCCTAAAAAAAGTCTTAGGAAATGAAGTGACTAAAGACTGA